GCTGTGAAGAATATTTGTGATCTCAATTATTATGATTCGTTTATTAGAAAATCAAAATTAGGTAATCCGTGCAAGATTAACACGATCAAAGGAAAAGGATGGATATGTGACGGAACAAGTGGAGGTGGAGGCGAGAAGGTTAAGACGGAATGGACTAATAAAGCTTGTATGCCTGGACGAACACAAGTATTATGCTTAGGATTTATGGGAAACAAAGAACATagtaattattatcatgATGCTTCTTCTGTGATCGATAGTAGCCAAAAACTTTTAACTGAATTAATTTACGCTGCAAATGTTGAAGGCcaaaatttaaaaaacCATTTCGCATCATGTCATCAAGGAAGTGGAGGTAACAACCTTTGTAATGCTTTGAAATACAGTTTTTCCGATCTTGGAGATATTGTTC
The nucleotide sequence above comes from Plasmodium gaboni strain SY75 chromosome Unknown, whole genome shotgun sequence. Encoded proteins:
- a CDS encoding putative EMP1-like protein codes for the protein AVKNICDLNYYDSFIRKSKLGNPCKINTIKGKGWICDGTSGGGGEKVKTEWTNKACMPGRTQVLCLGFMGNKEHSNYYHDASSVIDSSQKLLTELIYAANVEGQNLKNHFASCHQGSGGNNLCNALKYSFSDLGDIVRGRSIWENGYTQNMENNLRAIFHNIYNN